TCCGCCTCTCTAGTTATAACCTCCCAAGAGTACTACGCATCCATTGCCCTACATGCCATGAGGGACCTCTTCGGCTTTGCAGTACAGTTGGAGTTCGCGGTCTTCATCTTCCTCTCCCTGAGGATGCTTAACTTGGAGCCTAGGGCAAAGTGGTTGCTCAACGTGGGATTCATACTTTTCAATATATCCTTTATGTTAATTGAGGGCCCAATAGTGGTCTTTCCGACCTTTAACGACAACTACTTCCCATCAAACAGCTGGTACTACTTGGCCCCATACGGCCTTCCAGAGTACTCGCAGTACGTTATAAGTCCCCTCTGGTACTTCGGTTGGGAACTGATGGACATTGGCACCTACATCTTCGTAGTATGGCTAGTGTATCACTTCTACTTGGCCACCAAGACAAGGAAGGAGAAGTTGCCCATATTCGCAGTTTTCGCGTTAATGACGGCACTGATGACGGGAATAGGGTGGAGCGGTGAACTGGCAGCTAACACTTGGGACATATTGGCTTACTACGGGATAACTGGTCTGAACGTTATTGCTAACCAGATAGCCTTTGGGATATTGTGGCACTCCATA
The sequence above is drawn from the Candidatus Aramenus sp. CH1 genome and encodes:
- a CDS encoding cbb3-type cytochrome c oxidase subunit I; amino-acid sequence: MASVTKGVSNLVNALFQLDKPWLSRITMGMIVLSLVWGILGIIDALMVRIQEATWAVSASLVITSQEYYASIALHAMRDLFGFAVQLEFAVFIFLSLRMLNLEPRAKWLLNVGFILFNISFMLIEGPIVVFPTFNDNYFPSNSWYYLAPYGLPEYSQYVISPLWYFGWELMDIGTYIFVVWLVYHFYLATKTRKEKLPIFAVFALMTALMTGIGWSGELAANTWDILAYYGITGLNVIANQIAFGILWHSIVYIAWMPAVGALYYLIPLLANKPLYSDRMARIAALLYLIFSNNVPIHH